Proteins encoded within one genomic window of Methanothrix harundinacea 6Ac:
- a CDS encoding nucleotidyltransferase family protein: MDKSDLLRKKRTKILQAAAEHGAYNVRIFGSVARGEADESSDFDFLVDMEPGRSLLDLGGLLMDLQDLLGCPVDVVTERGLRKRIRDQVLKEAVAL; this comes from the coding sequence ATGGACAAAAGCGACCTCCTCAGGAAGAAGAGGACCAAGATCCTCCAGGCGGCGGCCGAACACGGGGCTTACAACGTCAGGATCTTCGGATCGGTGGCTCGGGGCGAGGCGGACGAATCAAGCGACTTCGACTTCCTTGTCGACATGGAACCTGGTCGGAGCCTCCTCGACCTTGGCGGCCTTCTGATGGACCTTCAGGACCTCTTGGGCTGCCCCGTGGACGTCGTGACCGAGAGAGGGCTTCGAAAGCGGATCCGAGACCAAGTTTTAAAAGAAGCCGTGGCGCTATGA
- a CDS encoding HepT-like ribonuclease domain-containing protein, translating to MREDRRRLLDIAEAIERIEKYASKGREAFEDDELIQNWILHHLQVIGEAARAISEELKDEHDEMPWQQIVGMRHILVHRYFEVDIDLIWSVVEDDVPVLKQQIDLILKEPEEEIP from the coding sequence ATGAGGGAAGATAGGAGACGGCTTTTGGACATCGCCGAGGCGATAGAGCGGATCGAGAAGTACGCCTCGAAAGGGCGCGAGGCCTTTGAAGACGATGAGCTGATCCAGAACTGGATTCTTCATCACCTCCAGGTCATCGGAGAGGCTGCTCGTGCCATCTCGGAGGAACTCAAAGACGAGCACGACGAGATGCCATGGCAGCAGATCGTGGGGATGCGCCACATTTTGGTCCACCGCTACTTCGAGGTGGATATTGATCTTATCTGGTCCGTCGTCGAGGACGACGTGCCTGTGCTGAAGCAACAGATCGATCTGATTTTGAAAGAGCCCGAAGAGGAAATTCCCTGA
- the wtpC gene encoding tungstate ABC transporter ATP-binding protein WtpC, producing MLRMEKVSKNLGDFVLKDVSLEVGDGEYLVIIGPTGSGKTILMETVAGIYAPEEGRIFLDGRDITREAPRNRRVCMVYQDYMLFPHLSVEENIAFGLKSRKVSAGEIEVKVAEVSELLGISHLRPRRPGTLSGGEKQRVAIARAIVMEPSVMLLDEPLSSLDGLTRERLRRELKRIHQVYRTTIIHVTHSFEEVFSLADRVAVMNRGEIVQVGTPEEIFRRPKCEMIANFVGVENIFRGFASKSRGMTEIVVDGLKIVAAAEGGGGAEGNDGDRSDEINGWEGRELFASVRPEEILISKVPLKSSARNSFSGRVEEIANGGMMVKVWVDVGIPFMTMLTRLGYEEMDLKVGDPVYLTFKATAVHVF from the coding sequence ATGCTGAGGATGGAAAAGGTCTCCAAGAATCTCGGCGACTTCGTCTTGAAGGACGTCTCCCTGGAGGTGGGGGACGGTGAGTATCTCGTCATAATCGGCCCCACCGGCTCTGGAAAGACGATCCTCATGGAGACGGTGGCGGGGATCTACGCCCCCGAGGAGGGGAGGATCTTCCTCGACGGACGGGATATCACAAGGGAGGCGCCTCGGAACCGAAGGGTCTGCATGGTCTATCAGGATTACATGCTCTTCCCTCACCTTTCGGTGGAGGAGAACATCGCCTTCGGCCTGAAATCGAGGAAGGTATCCGCCGGCGAGATCGAGGTGAAGGTGGCCGAGGTCTCGGAGCTTTTGGGGATATCGCACCTTCGTCCACGGCGGCCAGGGACGCTGAGCGGAGGTGAAAAGCAGAGGGTTGCGATCGCGAGAGCGATCGTCATGGAGCCCTCAGTGATGCTCCTCGACGAGCCTCTCAGCTCCCTCGACGGTCTGACGAGGGAGAGGCTTCGGCGAGAGCTGAAGAGGATTCACCAGGTCTACAGGACGACGATAATACATGTCACCCACAGCTTCGAGGAGGTCTTCTCCCTCGCCGACAGGGTGGCGGTGATGAACAGGGGAGAGATAGTTCAGGTGGGAACCCCGGAGGAGATCTTCAGAAGGCCCAAGTGCGAGATGATCGCAAACTTCGTCGGGGTCGAGAATATCTTCAGGGGCTTCGCATCAAAAAGTCGGGGGATGACGGAGATAGTGGTGGACGGCCTGAAGATAGTCGCGGCGGCAGAAGGGGGCGGTGGCGCTGAAGGAAACGATGGCGATAGAAGTGATGAGATAAACGGCTGGGAGGGCCGAGAGCTCTTCGCATCGGTCCGGCCCGAGGAGATCCTGATCTCCAAGGTTCCGCTCAAATCCAGCGCCAGAAATTCCTTCTCCGGCAGGGTCGAGGAGATCGCCAACGGCGGGATGATGGTGAAGGTCTGGGTGGACGTGGGGATACCTTTCATGACGATGCTGACCCGGCTCGGCTACGAGGAGATGGACCTGAAGGTGGGCGATCCCGTCTATCTGACCTTCAAGGCCACGGCGGTTCACGTCTTTTGA
- a CDS encoding ABC transporter permease: protein MVLTRSPPETLLASLSSKEIRFAIGLSLKTSVASTILCLLVAVPAAYSLARYDFPGKNVANTLIDMPLALPPLVAGVGLLLFFGTSLPGRQLADAGLVFVFTPLGIVIAQFFVNVPFMLRVMRSTFEGISPRYEHVAKTLGCTDGQALWRVTLPMASNGLVAGSVITWSKGIGEFGAVLMMAGATRMRTETLPTSLFLNMSCGKLDEAISVATILILISVVCLYVFERRVGGLRL from the coding sequence ATGGTGCTGACCCGCTCGCCTCCCGAGACCCTCCTCGCATCTCTCAGCTCCAAGGAGATCCGGTTCGCCATCGGCCTCAGCCTCAAGACGTCGGTCGCCTCGACGATCCTCTGCCTCTTGGTCGCGGTCCCGGCGGCGTATTCCCTTGCTCGCTACGACTTTCCGGGAAAGAACGTTGCGAACACCCTTATCGACATGCCCCTCGCCCTGCCACCGCTGGTGGCGGGGGTCGGCCTTCTCCTCTTCTTCGGGACCAGCCTTCCCGGAAGGCAGCTCGCCGATGCGGGGCTAGTCTTCGTATTTACACCCCTCGGGATCGTGATCGCCCAGTTCTTCGTCAACGTGCCCTTCATGCTGAGGGTGATGAGGTCGACCTTCGAGGGGATCAGCCCGCGCTACGAGCACGTAGCCAAGACCCTGGGGTGCACCGACGGCCAGGCCCTTTGGAGGGTGACCCTGCCGATGGCCTCAAACGGCCTGGTTGCGGGGTCTGTGATCACCTGGTCGAAGGGGATAGGCGAGTTTGGAGCCGTCCTGATGATGGCAGGAGCTACGAGGATGAGGACCGAGACCCTACCCACCTCTCTCTTTCTGAACATGTCCTGTGGAAAGCTCGACGAGGCGATCTCGGTGGCGACCATCCTGATACTGATCTCGGTGGTCTGCCTTTACGTCTTCGAACGGCGGGTTGGAGGTCTTCGCCTTTAG
- the modA gene encoding molybdate ABC transporter substrate-binding protein — MNRRALSLLVGSILVASLVVSGSAADGSLLVYCGAGMSEPMEEIADLFEEREGVEVQYTFGGSAQLLSQIELYKTGDLYMPGARSDIESAIEKGFVDETRDVVYHVPCIVTPKGNPAGIDSLEDLAEPGVRVALGDPTGPAIGKVSKKILESLGIWDEVEENVVVFSGTVNELLIYVSLGQADAAIVWEDLFYPDGMEKIEIPREKNEIKVVSIGTLIFSEDEEVAERFMNFVVSEEGKAVFVDHGFVAYPDPKYEG, encoded by the coding sequence ATGAACCGCAGAGCTTTATCCCTTTTAGTCGGATCGATCTTGGTGGCGAGCCTGGTCGTCTCGGGGTCCGCCGCCGATGGGTCGCTCCTCGTTTATTGTGGCGCGGGAATGAGTGAGCCGATGGAGGAGATTGCGGACCTCTTCGAGGAGAGGGAGGGGGTCGAGGTCCAGTACACCTTCGGCGGGTCGGCCCAGCTCCTCTCTCAGATCGAGCTATACAAGACCGGCGACCTCTACATGCCGGGCGCCCGATCTGACATCGAGTCGGCGATAGAGAAGGGCTTCGTCGACGAGACCAGAGACGTCGTATACCACGTCCCCTGCATCGTCACCCCGAAAGGTAACCCCGCCGGGATCGATTCCCTCGAGGACCTGGCCGAGCCGGGGGTGAGGGTCGCCCTCGGCGATCCGACGGGTCCCGCCATAGGAAAGGTCTCGAAGAAGATCCTGGAGAGTCTCGGCATCTGGGATGAGGTCGAAGAGAACGTAGTCGTCTTCTCTGGAACTGTAAACGAGCTTCTCATCTACGTTTCTCTGGGGCAGGCCGACGCCGCCATAGTATGGGAAGACCTCTTCTACCCCGATGGGATGGAGAAGATCGAGATTCCCCGGGAGAAGAACGAGATCAAGGTCGTTTCGATCGGAACTCTGATCTTCTCCGAGGATGAGGAGGTCGCCGAGAGGTTCATGAACTTCGTCGTCTCGGAAGAGGGGAAGGCGGTCTTTGTTGATCACGGGTTCGTCGCCTATCCAGATCCGAAGTATGAGGGATGA
- a CDS encoding 4Fe-4S binding protein: MLHVAPGIVRRPIVSSVILETKALINIERAKVDAVSGEIVVDVEPERCSEVKAAFEARGVRVVLLENPIIKDDEECVHCGACISICPTGTFHFKGTEVVADAGKCVQCGTCVTACPQRALRLILK, encoded by the coding sequence ATGCTCCACGTCGCCCCCGGGATCGTCCGAAGGCCGATCGTCTCCTCGGTGATCCTGGAGACTAAGGCGCTGATCAACATAGAGCGGGCGAAGGTGGACGCCGTCTCCGGGGAGATCGTCGTCGACGTCGAGCCCGAGAGGTGCAGTGAGGTGAAGGCCGCCTTCGAAGCCCGGGGGGTCAGGGTCGTCCTCCTGGAGAACCCCATCATAAAGGACGACGAGGAGTGCGTCCACTGCGGCGCCTGCATATCGATCTGCCCCACCGGGACCTTCCATTTCAAGGGGACCGAGGTGGTCGCCGACGCCGGAAAGTGCGTCCAGTGCGGAACCTGCGTCACCGCCTGTCCCCAGAGGGCGCTGAGGCTGATCCTGAAGTAG
- a CDS encoding homocysteine biosynthesis protein has protein sequence MQEKSLSEINERIRDGSVRVVTAEEMPDLVDELGTDGAVREVDVVTTGTFGAMCSSGLFLNTGHSDPPIKISRAWLNNVEAYGGVAAVDLFLGATQPSEDRGDEYGGAHVMEDLVSGREVELRAQGAVTDCYPRSDLETTLRLEDFNQAIMVNPRNSYERYAAATNSTERTLHTYMGTLLPRCGNVSYSGAGSLSPIPNDPDFEYIGVGARIFLGGAQGHIIGSGTQHLPQSGFATLMVKGDLKEMSAEFLRAATFQDYGPSLYVGLGVPIPVLNEGIAEKTAVRDRDIVTEIIDYGVPRRDRPTVRRVNYEQLYSGAVEIDGAEVRASALSSRHVARKVASALGDSIRRGEFLLSAPVEPLPAKGRNSPMKQTKEFLLVRDVMSTEVATAREEISIQEASAMIVGGPFDHLPVVSEEGRLIGMVTAWDVSKAVASGKTSHISEMMTRKVFIASPDEPMELAARKLHHHKISALPVVDKDHRVVGMVTSDHLSRLYGRRGSL, from the coding sequence GTGCAGGAGAAATCGTTGTCGGAGATCAACGAACGCATCCGGGACGGCAGCGTTCGGGTGGTCACTGCGGAGGAGATGCCGGACCTGGTGGACGAGCTCGGCACCGACGGTGCAGTCCGCGAGGTGGACGTCGTCACCACCGGCACCTTCGGGGCCATGTGCTCCTCCGGTCTCTTTCTCAACACCGGCCACAGCGATCCGCCGATAAAGATCTCCAGAGCCTGGCTGAACAACGTGGAGGCGTACGGCGGGGTTGCGGCCGTCGACCTCTTTTTGGGAGCCACCCAGCCGTCCGAGGACCGGGGAGATGAGTACGGCGGAGCCCACGTCATGGAGGACCTCGTCTCCGGACGGGAGGTGGAGCTCCGGGCCCAGGGCGCGGTCACCGACTGCTACCCCCGCTCCGACCTGGAGACGACCCTCCGCCTCGAGGACTTCAACCAGGCGATCATGGTAAACCCCAGAAACTCTTACGAGAGGTACGCGGCAGCCACCAACTCCACCGAGAGGACGCTCCACACCTACATGGGGACCCTCCTCCCCCGCTGCGGGAACGTCAGCTACAGCGGGGCTGGCAGCCTTTCGCCGATACCAAACGACCCCGACTTCGAGTACATAGGGGTCGGGGCGAGGATCTTCCTCGGCGGGGCCCAGGGGCATATCATAGGGTCGGGGACCCAGCACCTCCCCCAGAGCGGGTTTGCCACCCTGATGGTGAAGGGGGATCTGAAGGAGATGAGCGCCGAGTTTCTCAGGGCCGCCACCTTCCAGGACTACGGTCCCAGCCTCTACGTCGGCCTGGGGGTCCCGATACCAGTCCTCAATGAAGGGATCGCCGAGAAGACCGCCGTCAGGGACAGGGATATCGTCACCGAGATCATCGACTACGGCGTCCCGAGGAGGGACCGGCCGACGGTGAGGCGGGTGAACTACGAGCAGCTCTACTCCGGGGCCGTCGAGATCGACGGGGCTGAGGTGAGGGCCTCCGCCCTCTCCAGCCGCCACGTGGCGAGGAAGGTGGCTTCTGCCCTCGGAGATTCCATCCGGAGGGGCGAGTTCCTCCTATCGGCTCCGGTGGAGCCCCTCCCTGCGAAGGGCAGAAACAGCCCCATGAAGCAGACGAAGGAGTTCCTCCTGGTGAGGGACGTCATGAGCACCGAGGTGGCGACGGCTCGCGAGGAGATCAGCATCCAGGAGGCGTCGGCGATGATCGTCGGTGGGCCCTTCGACCACCTCCCGGTAGTCTCGGAGGAGGGGAGGCTGATCGGGATGGTCACCGCCTGGGACGTATCCAAGGCGGTGGCCAGCGGCAAGACCTCTCACATCTCCGAGATGATGACGAGGAAGGTCTTCATCGCCAGCCCCGACGAGCCGATGGAGCTTGCGGCGCGGAAGCTCCACCACCACAAGATCTCGGCCCTCCCGGTGGTGGACAAGGACCACCGGGTGGTGGGGATGGTCACCAGCGACCACTTAAGCAGGCTCTACGGCAGGAGGGGGTCGCTTTGA
- a CDS encoding B12-binding domain-containing radical SAM protein has translation MLGKRIVLTSDATMMSNYNGGVMLGFAAILPAAMIQERIFRWLFCPPVEAAPDGSALLAPCGMRKVEAALLEAGFSRDEVMVAHPDHLDKAIGPDTEIVGIGHDDPLGKIATREIEEMINRGPPLNRTKFLELLDHPLIREHRPKVVIGGNGSWELRGEDERVDHIYLGEGERTFPSICRKIISGEEVPEEVEGEVVPGEEIPVNRGATVGGIVEIGRGCWRGCSFCSPTMRRPRHRPVSRIIEDASVNLGAGQRDLILHSEDAFTYGSVGTEPNPEKLLDLFRQVKALGPRTVDVSHVSLASAYHSQSLLAEISEIVGIGAGQRYMSAWIGIETGSPRLLAKHMKKKTHPAPLEAWPEMVRDCYALFQDHSWLPVASLVLGLPGETASDVVLTTELVESLKDHVGLILPLFFTPIGETHLGKARGFGRDRATPEHWELVGTCLEYNLRHLKSLHSYYSERMTAGLGQHLALRGMNILADFALKKYLGRMKRGEPPN, from the coding sequence ATGTTAGGCAAAAGGATAGTCCTCACCAGCGACGCCACCATGATGAGCAACTACAACGGGGGAGTAATGCTCGGTTTTGCGGCGATCCTCCCTGCGGCGATGATCCAGGAGAGGATATTTCGTTGGCTCTTCTGCCCGCCCGTCGAGGCGGCGCCCGACGGCTCCGCCCTCCTCGCCCCCTGCGGGATGAGGAAGGTGGAGGCAGCCCTCCTGGAGGCGGGCTTCTCCAGGGACGAGGTGATGGTGGCCCACCCCGACCACCTCGATAAGGCCATCGGCCCCGATACCGAGATCGTCGGGATCGGCCACGACGACCCCCTGGGGAAGATCGCCACCCGGGAGATCGAGGAGATGATAAACCGGGGCCCCCCCTTAAACAGGACGAAGTTTCTGGAGCTTCTGGACCATCCCCTCATAAGAGAGCACAGGCCGAAGGTCGTCATCGGAGGGAACGGCTCCTGGGAGCTCCGGGGCGAGGATGAACGGGTCGATCACATCTACCTAGGCGAGGGGGAGAGGACCTTCCCATCGATCTGCAGAAAGATCATCTCCGGCGAGGAGGTCCCGGAGGAGGTCGAGGGGGAGGTCGTCCCCGGCGAAGAGATCCCCGTCAACCGGGGCGCCACCGTCGGGGGGATCGTCGAGATCGGGCGGGGCTGCTGGCGGGGCTGCTCCTTCTGCTCGCCCACCATGCGCAGGCCCCGCCACCGCCCCGTCTCCAGGATAATCGAGGACGCCTCGGTCAACCTCGGGGCGGGGCAGAGGGACCTGATCCTCCACTCCGAGGACGCCTTCACCTACGGCTCCGTCGGCACGGAGCCCAACCCCGAGAAGCTCCTCGACCTCTTCCGGCAGGTGAAGGCGCTCGGCCCCCGGACCGTCGACGTCTCCCACGTCAGCCTCGCCTCGGCCTATCACAGCCAGAGCCTGCTGGCGGAGATCTCCGAGATCGTGGGGATCGGGGCCGGTCAGAGGTACATGTCTGCCTGGATCGGGATCGAGACCGGCAGCCCCCGGCTCCTCGCAAAGCACATGAAGAAGAAGACGCATCCTGCCCCCCTGGAGGCCTGGCCCGAGATGGTGAGGGATTGCTACGCCCTCTTTCAGGACCACTCCTGGCTCCCGGTGGCGAGCCTCGTCCTGGGGCTCCCCGGGGAGACGGCGTCGGATGTGGTCCTTACGACGGAGCTGGTGGAGTCGCTGAAGGACCACGTCGGCCTCATCCTCCCCCTCTTCTTCACCCCCATCGGGGAGACCCACCTCGGGAAGGCCCGGGGCTTCGGGAGGGACCGGGCCACCCCAGAGCACTGGGAGCTGGTGGGGACATGCCTGGAGTACAACCTCCGCCACCTGAAGTCGCTTCACAGCTATTACAGCGAGAGGATGACGGCGGGGTTGGGCCAGCACCTGGCCCTCCGGGGGATGAACATCCTCGCGGACTTCGCCCTCAAGAAATATCTCGGAAGGATGAAGCGGGGGGAGCCTCCCAACTGA
- a CDS encoding DUF2551 domain-containing protein, translated as MEASVRKHEDQIRERLKNYLKRDGMGIRKAVLKLFLHDRSFTTEEVYTYLDQEGFEVSYRGVSAMVGLMNTRLGILSIDVSGDHNVYSLKPDHKVIVSSVLETY; from the coding sequence ATGGAGGCTAGCGTTCGAAAACATGAAGATCAGATCCGTGAGCGCCTGAAAAACTACCTCAAGCGCGACGGGATGGGCATCCGGAAGGCTGTCCTGAAGCTGTTCTTGCATGACAGGTCTTTCACCACCGAGGAGGTCTACACTTATCTCGACCAGGAGGGGTTCGAGGTGAGCTATCGGGGCGTATCGGCGATGGTCGGCCTCATGAACACCAGGCTCGGGATCCTCAGCATCGACGTCTCGGGAGACCACAACGTCTACTCCCTCAAGCCCGACCACAAGGTGATCGTCAGCTCGGTCCTCGAAACTTATTGA
- a CDS encoding radical SAM protein, which produces MTDREWVSEFTGSFSSYLSPGCRICRQGASLVLFVTGVCDRGCFYCPLSEERRGIDIAYANERRAESDSEIIEEAHAIGALGTGITGGEPLLKMEFVLKSIRALKGEFGEEHHIHLYTGSKPGPSSLRDLAEAGLDEIRFHPPMSEWSEPGWLYKTLLDAKALGLLAGVEIPALGPAPAIVEAVRRADAFLNLNELEFSETNQEALRRLGFRSQDYGCGAVGSELAAEHFRVEGLRVHYCSSAFKDAVQLRERLKRRAERTARPFDLATEDGTLIYGVILPCDEAGGADGAGAGIAGLGLASAVERLKGLGVPEELYSISEGRIEIAGWILEDIVQELEPMGWELALEERYPIEGGPVVERIPL; this is translated from the coding sequence ATGACCGATCGGGAGTGGGTCTCGGAGTTTACGGGCTCTTTCAGTAGCTACCTCTCCCCAGGCTGCCGGATCTGCCGCCAGGGCGCATCCCTGGTCTTGTTCGTCACCGGCGTCTGCGATAGGGGCTGCTTCTACTGCCCCCTTTCAGAGGAGCGGCGAGGGATTGACATCGCCTACGCCAACGAGCGGCGGGCAGAGTCCGACTCCGAGATAATCGAGGAGGCCCACGCCATCGGCGCCCTGGGGACGGGGATCACCGGCGGCGAGCCGCTCCTGAAGATGGAGTTTGTATTGAAGTCGATCCGGGCCCTGAAGGGGGAGTTCGGGGAGGAACACCACATCCACCTCTATACGGGATCGAAGCCCGGCCCCTCTTCTCTTCGGGATCTGGCCGAGGCCGGCCTCGACGAGATCAGGTTCCATCCCCCAATGTCCGAGTGGTCGGAGCCGGGATGGCTCTACAAAACCCTCCTCGACGCCAAAGCCCTGGGGCTCCTCGCCGGGGTCGAGATCCCGGCTTTGGGGCCGGCTCCGGCGATCGTCGAGGCCGTCCGGAGGGCCGATGCCTTCCTCAACCTCAACGAGCTGGAGTTCTCCGAGACGAACCAAGAGGCTCTGAGACGGCTGGGCTTCAGATCCCAGGACTACGGCTGCGGTGCCGTTGGGAGCGAGCTTGCAGCAGAGCACTTTCGAGTCGAGGGGCTTCGGGTCCACTACTGCTCCTCAGCCTTCAAGGACGCCGTCCAGCTCCGAGAAAGGCTGAAGCGGCGGGCGGAGAGGACGGCCCGCCCCTTCGACCTCGCAACCGAGGACGGGACTCTCATCTACGGCGTGATCCTGCCCTGCGACGAGGCCGGTGGGGCTGACGGAGCAGGGGCCGGAATCGCTGGGCTCGGCCTCGCCTCCGCCGTCGAGAGGCTGAAGGGATTGGGGGTCCCGGAGGAGTTGTACTCCATCTCCGAGGGGAGGATCGAGATCGCCGGATGGATCCTGGAGGATATAGTCCAGGAGCTCGAGCCGATGGGGTGGGAGCTCGCCCTGGAGGAGAGGTACCCGATCGAGGGCGGGCCGGTGGTGGAGAGAATACCTTTATAA